A part of Salvelinus alpinus chromosome 5, SLU_Salpinus.1, whole genome shotgun sequence genomic DNA contains:
- the LOC139575132 gene encoding C-myc promoter-binding protein-like, with product MEDKGPRVADYFVLAGLTDSSTPLEQEIHFHDVCHKTAKPKPPITDVAVVMRSLGEEVPPGYTCVESTPSGLSADLNNGSLMAPQIFLCYRRGRDKPPLTDLGVLYEWKERLKQGCHVIQTTPSGRPANISSTSSQRIYVTYRRATESQAYAALAVTDICVIIPGKGETPPHTFCKVDKNLNSSMVR from the exons ATGGAGGACAAGGGGCCTCGTGTAGCAGACTACTTCGTGCTGGCTGGTCTGACAGACTCCTCCACGCCACTGGAGCAGGAGATCCACTTCCACGATGTCTGCCACAAGACGGCCAAACCCAAGCCGCCCATCACCGACGTGGCTGTGGTGATGCGCTCGCTGGGGGAAGAGGTGCCTCCTGGGTACACGTGCGTGGAATCCACTCCGTCCGGCCTGTCAGCTGACCTGAACAACGGAAGTCTCATGGCACCACAGATCTTCCTGTGTTACAGACGAGGACGGGACAAACCACCACTCACTGACCTGGG tgTTCTGTACGAGTGGAAGGAGCGGTTGAAGCAGGGTTGCCACGTCATCCAGACCACGCCCTCCGGACGCCCTGCCAACATAAGCTCCACCTCCTCCCAGAGGATCTACGTGACGTATCGCCGCGCCACGGAGAGCCAGGCCTATGCCGCCCTGGCCGTCACAGACATCTGTGTCATCATCCCAGGCAAGGGAGAGACGCCACCACACACCTTCTGCAAGGTGGACAAGAACCTCAACAGCAGTATGGTgagatga